The window AAAGGTGTGTGTCCAACTTTCATTACGCCGCCCATCTGTTTTGCAATAATATGTCCATAGAGCAAGTTCCGAATAATGGATTCACTTCCAACCTGAAAACATTCCGGACATGTGTACCACGGACCTATAAGTAAGCGTCTTTCCTCTACCTGCTTTTTTATTCGTTCACGGTCGTTGGGAAAAATTTCCAGATAATCCTCAACAGGTACTACTTGGCTATCCAGAACAAAAGAGTTATAATCTTTATTTTTTTCGAGGATATTCAATAGTCGCTGAAAAAAATCAATAAGTTGAATTCTTGTTTCTTGAAAGGAGTAAAGCCATTCACGGTCCCAATGTGTATTTGAAATAAAATAAACATATTTTTGCTCTTTATCTTTTCTCATAACGATTTTCCTTCTGTTATCTTTTTTATATATCTTTGTTTTCTAATTACCTGTTCCCGGTGTTGGGTCAAAGAGTTCCCGTTTATTTTTTACAGTTCGGAATTTCTCTGATTCAGGAGAAACGGGTTTATTATTTCGTATGACAGGCCAGATTTTGGAGTATTTTGCATTCAATGGTATGTATTCCTTCCATTCTTCCGGAACCTCGTCAATAGAATAGATAGCACGAACGGGGCATTCATCTACACAAACGGCGCAGTCAATACATTCCTGAGGGTCTATGACCAGCATATTGGCTCCCTC is drawn from Candidatus Hydrogenedens sp. and contains these coding sequences:
- a CDS encoding ferredoxin family protein — encoded protein: EGANMLVIDPQECIDCAVCVDECPVRAIYSIDEVPEEWKEYIPLNAKYSKIWPVIRNNKPVSPESEKFRTVKNKRELFDPTPGTGN